The Azotosporobacter soli genomic sequence CACCAGATTTAGGATCTGGCGGGAGACCGTGGAGGTTCAAGTCCTCTCGCCCGCACCATATACTTGCAAATTAGACCTTTGGAGAGTAATAGCTCCAAAGGTCTTTTCTTTTCGCGCCTGCTGAAAAAGCGTCATCTGCGTCGTTACTCCTGCGGTTCCTGGCTTGCGTACTTTACCCTCGTCGTGCCTAGCGGCTGACACTTTTTGAGCAGGCGCTCAGGTTTTCGGTATGAGGTGCTGAAAGAGCGATCTGTGCCTAATTGCCGGTTTTTTGAGCAGGAATTATGATGCAATTCCACCGGACGGTGCTGTCTTGACGTGCAAATGCGTTATGATGCTTGTAACGAGCGATTTGCGGCATGAAAGGACGACGGAGAAATAAAACTGTGTTACCATAACATTGAAGCTTTAAAACGGAAAATGGCGAGCAAAAAGGCCTGAACAATTTGTTCAGGCCTTTTCTTATTTGGTCAGATGGTAGGGAATCGTAGTGACGATGACGTTTTCACGTAAAATCAGCAACGTTCTAAGGATCCAACCGGTTTGATTGTGCAGCAGACGGTGCCAGAGTTTTTTTGTTTCAAATTCGGGAATCAAAACCGTGATATAATCCTCAGGATTTTTTTGCGCCTCCAATTGGCTGATATAATCCAGGAGCGGCTGAACGACGAGCCGGTATGGAGAATATACGGTAACCAATTCAACGCCGGGATCCCAGGCCTGCCATTTTTCCGCTACACGGTGGCCGACTTCTTCATCGGTTGCAATATGCAGCGCGACAATGTCCTGACTGATGACCTTTGCGTAACGCAGTGTTTGCGCTACGACGCCTGTCGGAGTAGAGATCGGTACAATAACCAGGTTGCGTCCGATGATGCTGTCGGCATTTTCCTGCAAACGCAATTCATCCATCGGCAGATGGAGTTGTTCTGACATATCGCGGTAATGCTTGCGGATTTTGAGGAAAATGATCATCATTGCCGGAATGAAGACCATTACCATCCAGGCGCCGTAAAAGAACTTAGATACGGCGATGACTAAAACGACCAATCCGGTTACCAGCATACCGGCGGCATTGATGCAGGCACGGGTTTGCCAATGCTCGCCTTTTTCGCGCCGCCAATGGATGATCATGCCCCATTGCGCAATCGTGAAAGAGAGGAATACGCCGATCGCGTACAAGGAAATCAAATCATCGGTGTTACCCTGGTAAATGACGATAAGAGCGCCGGCTACCAGGCTTAAAAGGACAATGCCGTTGGAAAAACTGAGGCGTTCGCCTCGCGTTCCAAGATAGCGCGGCATATAGCCGTCCTTAGCCAGAATCGACAAGAGGGGCGGCAATCCGTTGAATGAGGTGTTGGCAGCCAAATAAAGGACTACCATCGTGGTGATCTGAATATAATAGTAGAGCCAGCCGCGCCCGAAGGTGTTTTCCGCCAATTGCGATAAGGCGGTGATGCCCTCAAGCGGCATCACATGAAAATGCATCATCATAAATCCGATGCCGGCAAACATAAAGGCCAGAATGCCGGACATCCAGTAGGTCGTCGCGGCGGCGTTCTTTACTTCCGGTTTGCGAAACATCGGAACGCCGTTCGAGATTGCTTCTACCCCGGTCATAGAGCTACAGCCGTTGGCAAATGCCCGCAGCAGAACGAAGAGCATTGACCAGTGCCATTCGCGCTGCAGCGACTCAGGCGGAATGACCGGCGCAGTTTGCGTAAACGCCTGAAAGAGGCCGCAAATGATTAAAGCGACGATGCCGAAAATAAACGCGTAGGTCGGATAAACGAAGGCGGTTGCCGATTCGCGTACGCCGCGCAGGTTAATCAACATCAGCAGGCCGAACAGTACGGCTAAGTCGATAACGACTTCATACTGCAGCAGTTCGGGAAAAGCTGAGATGATGGCGACGGTACCGGCGGATACGCTTACTGCGACAGTGAGCGTATAGTCGGCGAACAAGGCGGCGGCGGCGACAAGCGCCGGTTTTTCGCCCAGATTCTTGATCGCGACGGCATAGGAGCCTCCACCTCCGGGGTTAGCATTGGCAACCTGAACGTAAGAAATCGTGACGATAGCCAATAAGATAAGGATGGCTATCGAAACAGGCGCCAGAAAACCGTAAGCGATAAGACCGGGCAGTGCCAAAACCAGCATGATCTGTTCTGGACCATACGCGACGGAGGAAAGGGCGTCCGAAGAAAAAATAGCTAATGCCTTCCACTTGGGAAGTTTTTCGTGAGCCATTTCCTGGTTGTGAAGCGGTCTGCCAATCAGCAGGCGACGCAGGATTCGCATCATAGGTTGAGCTCAACCTCCAATCTGTACGTTTATAATGTTTTTATAAAATTGCGGATAGAATCCATTATAGCCTGTGCGACGGTTAAAATGAAAGGGGTGATTATGCGGGAAAAAGCGGATTAAAGGCAGGCCGCAGAGAGAAAAGTGCTAAATATTATGTTTCCCCATAGGCGCATGCCTGTTTGCGAGCTTTAGCGACGTTTTTGACATGAGCTTAAATATTAAGCTTCATTATAATAGGAAAAAAGAGACGGAGAAAGTGACGGGATGGCAATGCTTTTTTACAGCGAAGTAAGAGGGCGGCGTTTTGTCGCTAAGGATAATTTAGACGAAGAAAAGGATGGCCTTGTAAAACTAAGAAAAAAACAAAGAAATGGTGTTGACAATAATGGCGAAAATCGGTATAATCAATTTTGTCGTTAAACGATAGCGAGTTGAAATGATGCGGAAATAGCTCAGCGGTAGAGCATCGCCTTGCCAAGGCGAGGGTCGGGAGTTCGAATCTCCTTTTCCGCTCCAAACAATTCATGCGGCAAATCCTTGCGGAAATAGCTCAGCGGTAGAGCATCGCCTTGCCAAGGCGAGGGTCGGGAGTTCGAATCTCCTTTTCCGCTCCAGAAGACATCCAAGGCTCGGCGTTATGCCGGGCCTTTTTTTCGTTCGCCTTGTACTTGGCAATGGGTTATGTTATGATATATATCATGGCGTGAGGAATGTCGCGCTAAAACAGCATTTTGCGTATAAAATTTTAAACACAATACAGGAGGCAACGGTATAATGAAAGCAACGATGGAGAAGATAGACAACCATACAGTGGTGTTCGAGGTCGAAGTTCCGGCGGCGGAACTGACGAAAGGCATGGAGCGCGCTTATCAGAGTCTGGCGAGCAAAGTCAATATTCCCGGGTTTCGTAAAGGAAAGGTTCCGCGCAATGTTTTAGAAAAGCGTATCGGAAAAGAAGCTATTTTAGATGAAGCATTTGAATTGGTAGCAACGCCGGCGTACAACAAGGCGCTGGATGAGCATAAGGTAGAACCGGTTAGCCGTCCTTCGATCGAAGTCGTTACGCTGGAAGCTGACAAAGACGTCGTTTTCAAAGCGAAAGTGACCGTAAAACCGGAAGTTCAATTGGGACAATATAAAGGTCTGACTGTGAGCAAAACCGTGGAAGCGGTAGATGAAGCGGAAATCACCAAGCAAATCGATGCCTTGCGTGAACGCCAATCGAAACTGGTAGTTGTAGAAGGCGCGACGTTAGCTGACGGCGATTTTGCCATCATCGACTTTGAAGGCTTTGTAGACGGCGTGGCATTCCCGGGCGGCGAAGGCAAAGGCTATCCGCTGCAAATCGGATCGAACACCTTCATTCCGGGCTTTGAAGAGCAGTTGATCGGATCGAAAGCCGGCGAAGCCAAAGAAGTGAAAGTAACGTTCCCGGCGGAATACCATTCCGAAGAGTTAGCCGGAAAAGAAGCAATGTTCAAGGTGACGGTTCAAGACGTGAAACGTAAAGAACTGCCGGTGCTTGACGACGAGTTCGTGAAAGAAGCCAGCGAGTTCAATACCGTTGAAGAAATGAAAGAGGATCTGCGCAGCAAGATGGAAGCGGCTGCCGTAGAAAAAGCCGACAAAGATTTCAAGAATGAAGCCATCAAGCAAGCGGTCGACAATGCGACGACCGATATTCCTGCTGTAATGGTAGATGCCCGCGTTGACAGCATGATGGAAGATCTGAAATCCAACCTCGAAAGCCGCGGCATGAAACTGGAACACTATTTACAATTCATGAGCAGTTCCTTGGAAGATTTAAAAGGAAAATACCGGGAATCTGCCGAAGTTAATGTTAAAACCGACCTGACGCTCGATGCGATTGCGAAAGCGGAAGCATTGGAAGCCGGTGAAGCTGACATTAAAGAAGAGCTGGAGGAAATCTCCAAACATTATGGCGCTTCAGTGGAGCAGGTGCAAAAAGTTTTCCTGGCGCAGGGCCGCATGGGTATGCTGCTTGAATCGATTCTGCGCCGCAAAGCTGCAAACCTCATCATTGAAAGCGTAGCCCAAGCCTAAAATTTACTTCTCGGACAGGGGTGATACGTATGAGCTTTGTGCCAATCGTAGTAGAACAATCCAATCGTGGAGAACGATCCTATGATATTTATTCCCGTCTTTTAAAAGACCGGATTGTCTTTATCGGCGGCCCGATCGATGACCATGTGGCCAACTTGATTATTGCACAGTTGCTGTTTTTAGAAGCGGAGGATCCGGAAAAGGATATCCATCTCTATATCAACAGCCCGGGCGGTGTAGTGACGGCAGGTCTTGCCATTTATGACACGATGCAGTACATCAAGCCGGATGTCTCGACGATCTGCATGGGCTCGGCCGCCAGCATGGGCGCGTTTCTTTTGAGCGCCGGCGCGAAAGGCAAACGCTTCGCGTTGCCGAACTCTCGGATCATGATTCATCAGCCACTTGGCGGCGCTCGGGGACAGGCTTCGGACATTGAAATACAAGCGCGCGAAATTCTCCGCTTGCGGGAACTGCTTAATGAAGCGCTGGTTAAACATACCGGACAGTCGATGGAAAAGATTCAACAAGATACGGAACGCGACTTTTTCATGTCGGCCGAACAGGCTAAGGAATACGGCCTGATCGACGCAGTGGTGGTACGCGGGGAAAAACGTCAGGAAAGTCCCAAATAGCGAGGTGAAATAGATTATGTTGAAATTTGGGGATGACAAAGGCCAGTTGAAATGTTCTTTTTGCGGTAAAATGCAGGAACAGGTTAAGAAATTGGTGGCCGGACCCGGAGTTTATATCTGCGATGAATGCATCGAGTTATGCAACGAGATCATTGCAGAGGAACTGAGTGGCGAAGAAGTCGAACTCGAGCTTCGCGACATTCCGAAACCGCAAGAAATTCGCGGCATTCTCGACCAGTATGTCATTGGTCAGGATGAAGCGAAAAAAAGTCTGGCGGTCGCAGTGTATAACCACTACAAACGGATCAATTTGAACAGTCATGTGGCTCACCCTGCGCCAGGCCATCGCCAAGGTACAGGCACGCATCATCATGAGGAAGTAGAATTGCAAAAATCCAACATCATCATGCTCGGCCCGACGGGCAGCGGCAAGACGTTGTTGGCGCAGACACTGGCTAAAATCCTCAATGTTCCGTTTGCGATTGCAGACGCGACTTCATTGACCGAGGCCGGTTATGTGGGCGAAGATGTGGAAAACATCTTGCTGAAGCTGATTCAGGCGGCTGATTATGATGTGGAAAAAGCCGAAAAAGGGATTGTCTATATCGATGAGATCGATAAGATCGCCCGTAAATCGGAAAATCCGTCGATTACCAGAGACGTATCCGGCGA encodes the following:
- a CDS encoding APC family permease, whose amino-acid sequence is MMRILRRLLIGRPLHNQEMAHEKLPKWKALAIFSSDALSSVAYGPEQIMLVLALPGLIAYGFLAPVSIAILILLAIVTISYVQVANANPGGGGSYAVAIKNLGEKPALVAAAALFADYTLTVAVSVSAGTVAIISAFPELLQYEVVIDLAVLFGLLMLINLRGVRESATAFVYPTYAFIFGIVALIICGLFQAFTQTAPVIPPESLQREWHWSMLFVLLRAFANGCSSMTGVEAISNGVPMFRKPEVKNAAATTYWMSGILAFMFAGIGFMMMHFHVMPLEGITALSQLAENTFGRGWLYYYIQITTMVVLYLAANTSFNGLPPLLSILAKDGYMPRYLGTRGERLSFSNGIVLLSLVAGALIVIYQGNTDDLISLYAIGVFLSFTIAQWGMIIHWRREKGEHWQTRACINAAGMLVTGLVVLVIAVSKFFYGAWMVMVFIPAMMIIFLKIRKHYRDMSEQLHLPMDELRLQENADSIIGRNLVIVPISTPTGVVAQTLRYAKVISQDIVALHIATDEEVGHRVAEKWQAWDPGVELVTVYSPYRLVVQPLLDYISQLEAQKNPEDYITVLIPEFETKKLWHRLLHNQTGWILRTLLILRENVIVTTIPYHLTK
- the tig gene encoding trigger factor, which produces MKATMEKIDNHTVVFEVEVPAAELTKGMERAYQSLASKVNIPGFRKGKVPRNVLEKRIGKEAILDEAFELVATPAYNKALDEHKVEPVSRPSIEVVTLEADKDVVFKAKVTVKPEVQLGQYKGLTVSKTVEAVDEAEITKQIDALRERQSKLVVVEGATLADGDFAIIDFEGFVDGVAFPGGEGKGYPLQIGSNTFIPGFEEQLIGSKAGEAKEVKVTFPAEYHSEELAGKEAMFKVTVQDVKRKELPVLDDEFVKEASEFNTVEEMKEDLRSKMEAAAVEKADKDFKNEAIKQAVDNATTDIPAVMVDARVDSMMEDLKSNLESRGMKLEHYLQFMSSSLEDLKGKYRESAEVNVKTDLTLDAIAKAEALEAGEADIKEELEEISKHYGASVEQVQKVFLAQGRMGMLLESILRRKAANLIIESVAQA
- the clpP gene encoding ATP-dependent Clp endopeptidase proteolytic subunit ClpP, giving the protein MSFVPIVVEQSNRGERSYDIYSRLLKDRIVFIGGPIDDHVANLIIAQLLFLEAEDPEKDIHLYINSPGGVVTAGLAIYDTMQYIKPDVSTICMGSAASMGAFLLSAGAKGKRFALPNSRIMIHQPLGGARGQASDIEIQAREILRLRELLNEALVKHTGQSMEKIQQDTERDFFMSAEQAKEYGLIDAVVVRGEKRQESPK